In one Cervus elaphus chromosome 9, mCerEla1.1, whole genome shotgun sequence genomic region, the following are encoded:
- the TM6SF2 gene encoding transmembrane 6 superfamily member 2: MDIPPLAGKIAVLSLGALPLSFALNYVSVLSYPLGVVLMSSLILGLLSLAIYSLSRSDIYYDPLYAVFAVFAFTSVVDLLIALQEDGYMAGFMAFYTKEGEPYLRTAHGVFICYWDGIVHYLLYLAMTGAIRKRKSYRNLGLYWLGSFIMSILVFLPGNILGKYSSEIRPTFFLTVPFVLVPCWAGLRVFNQTQVPTCCTPNTVEEAQRKGLLRRPVDLALIIYLIFAAFFTLFRGLVVLDCPMDACFVYIYQYEPYLRDPVSYPKVQMLVNMFYVLPFYGLAIYALIFPGCSWLPDWALVFAGAIGQAQFSHMGASMHLRTPFTYRVPEDAWTSFFLCNLLYALGPHLLAFRCLWRPAFFLRPPPGPPANHEKQH; the protein is encoded by the exons ATGGACATCCCGCCGCTGGCGGGCAAGATCGCTGTTCTATCGCTGGGCGCCCTCCCGTTGTCCTTCGCGCTCAACTATGTCTCCGTGCTCTCCTA CCCCCTGGGGGTGGTGTTGATGAGCTCCCTGATCCTGGGTCTGCTCTCCCTGGCAATATACAGCTTGTCCCGAAGTGACATCTATTATGACCCACTCTATGCTG TCTTCGCGGTCTTCGCCTTCACCTCCGTGGTGGACCTCCTTATTGCTCTCCAGGAAGACGGCTACATGGCGGGTTTCATGGCGTTCTACACCAAGGAG GGTGAGCCGTACCTGCGCACGGCGCATGGAGTTTTCATCTGCTACTGGGATGGCATCGTTCACTACCTCCTCTACCTGGCCATGACTGGTGCCATCCGTAAAAG GAAGAGTTACCGGAACCTTGGACTCTACTGGCTGGGATCCTTCATCATGAGCATCCTAGTGTTCCTCCCAGGAAACATCCTTG GCAAATACAGCTCAGAGATCAGGCCTACATTTTTCCTCACCGTTCCTTTCGTGCTGGTCCCATGCTGGGCTGGCTTGAGGGTCTTCAACCAGACCCAGGTGCCAACCTGCTGCACTCCCAACACG GTGGAGGAGGCCCAAAGAAAGGGCCTTCTGCGGCGCCCAGTTGACCTGGCCCTCATCATCTACCTCATCTTCGCTGCATTCTTCACCCTCTTTCGGGGCCTG GTGGTACTTGACTGCCCCATGGATGCCTGCTTTGTCTACATCTATCAGTATGAACCATACCTGAGAGACCCCGTGAGCTACCCAAAGGTGCAG ATGCTGGTGAATATGTTTTATGTGCTGCCTTTCTATGGCCTGGCCATCTATGCCCTCATCTTTCCTGGAtgctcctggctgcctgactGGGCCTTGGTATTTGCTGGAGCCATTGGCCAG GCACAGTTCTCACACATGGGGGCCTCCATGCACCTGCGCACGCCCTTCACCTACCGTGTGCCTGAGGATGCCTGGACCAGCTTCTTCCTGTGTAACCTACTGTATGCGCTGGGCCCCCACTTGCTGGCCTTCCGTTGCCTGTGGCGCCCCGCCTTCTTCCTACGCCCACCTCCTGGGCCCCCAGCCAACCATGAGAAGCAGCACTGA
- the HAPLN4 gene encoding hyaluronan and proteoglycan link protein 4, with translation MVCARAALGPGALWAAAWGVLLLTAAAEAQRGRKKVVHVLEGESGSVVVQTAPGQVVSHRGGTIVLPCRYHYEAATHGHDGVRLKWTKVVDPLAFADVFVALGPQHRAFGSYRGRAELQGDGPGDASLVLRNVTLQDYGRYECEVTNELEDDTGMVKLDLEGVVFPYHPRGGRYKLTFAEAQRACAEQDGILASAEQLHAAWRDGLDWCNAGWLRDGSVQYPVSQPREPCGGLGGAGSAGAGGGASGGVRNYGYRHNAEERYDAFCFTSNLPGRVFFLKPLRPVPFSGAARACAARGAAVAKVGQLFAAWKLQLLDRCTAGWLADGSARYPIVNPRARCGGRRPGVRSLGFPDASRRLFGVYCYRAPGAPDPAPGGWGWGWAGGGGWAGGARDPAAWTPLRV, from the exons ATG GTGTGTGCTCGGGCGGCCCTCGGTCCCGGCGCGCTTTGGGCAGCTGCGTGGGGAGTCCTGCTGCTCACCGCCGCGGCGGAGGCGCAGCGCGGCCGGAAGAAGGTCGTGCACGTGCTGG AGGGGGAGTCGGGCTCGGTGGTGGTGCAGACAGCGCCGGGACAGGTGGTCAGCCACCGGGGTGGCACCATCGTCTTGCCCTGCCGCTACCACTATGAGGCAGCCACCCATGGCCACGACGGCGTCCGCCTCAAGTGGACCAAGGTGGTGGACCCGCTGGCCTTTGCCGATGTCTTCGTGGCGCTGGGCCCCCAGCACCGAGCGTTTGGCAGCTACCGCGGGCGGGCTGAGCTGCAGGGCGATGGGCCCGGCGACGCCTCCCTGGTTCTCCGAAACGTCACGCTACAGGACTACGGCCGCTATGAGTGCGAGGTCACTAACGAGCTGGAGGATGACACGGGCATGGTCAAGCTGGACCTGGAAG GGGTAGTCTTCCCTTACCACCCTCGTGGAGGCCGCTACAAGCTGACCTTCGCCGAGGCTCAACGCGCGTGCGCTGAGCAGGACGGCATCCTGGCGTCGGCTGAGCAGCTGCACGCGGCCTGGCGCGACGGTCTGGACTGGTGCAACGCGGGCTGGTTGCGCGACGGCTCGGTGCAGTACCCGGTGAGCCAGCCCCGGGAGCCCTGCGGCGGCCTGGGCGGGGCCGGGAGCGCCGGGGCTGGCGGCGGAGCCTCCGGAGGTGTGCGCAACTACGGCTACCGCCACAACGCAGAAGAACGTTACGATGCTTTCTGCTTCACGTCCAACCTCCCGG GGCGCGTGTTCTTCCTGAAGCCGCTGCGGCCGGTGCCTTTCTCCGGAGCGGCGCGCGCGTGCGCGGCGCGCGGCGCCGCTGTAGCCAAGGTGGGGCAGCTGTTCGCCGCGTGGAAGCTGCAGCTGCTGGACCGCTGCACCGCGGGCTGGCTGGCGGACGGGAGCGCACGCTACCCCATCGTGAATCCGCGCGCGCGCTGCGGCGGCCGCCGGCCGGGTGTACGTAGCCTTGGCTTTCCCGACGCCTCGCGCCGCCTCTTCGGCGTTTACTGCTACCGCGCGCCTGGCGCACCGGACCCCGCCCCTggcggctggggctggggctgggctggaggcGGCGGGTGGGCCGGAGGCGCCCGAGACCCCGCCGCGTGGACCCCGCTGCGCGTCTAG